The stretch of DNA ATTATATTTTTTTTCATTGTTCTTTGTTTTTAATTAAAACGTCACACTCATGTTAAATCCTACACTTCTAACTGAAGGCATTCCAAATACATCTACACCTTGAAATCCTTCGCCTGTACTTCCTGTAATATTTGGATCAAAAGGAGCATCTTTATAGAAGAAAAATAGATTTCTACCAATTACTGAAATGTTAGCTCTTTGAATAAAACTATTTTTAACATCAAAATTATATCCTAAAGAAGCTTCGCTTAATCTAACATTTGTCGCATCATAAATATATTCACCTGAAGCACCATCACGCCCTCCAATAGCATTATAATAATCTTCAGCAGAAACAGTAATACGATTTCCATTTTGATCAACCGCTTCTATTCCTCCAGCATTTCGAGCATCAGCAGAGACTTGAGAAACACCATGTTTATCAATCATGGCTTGTGTTAAACTCATCGTTTTTCCTCCTACACGTGCATCTACTAAAAAGTTTAAAGAGAAATTCTTATAATTTAATGTATTCGACCAACCTAATGTCCAATCTGGATTTGGTGTTCCTAAATTTTCAAATTCAGCTGATTTTTGTGCTGTTGTTGGATTTCCGTTATCATCAACATTGAAAACAACATATCCATTTTCATCACGCACTACATTAATTCCTTTAATTGTTCCAACAGGTTGCCCTTCTATAATACTATATTGGTAACTATTTACGCCTGGAGTTGTTAAAATTAATTCATCACCTAAGTCATCTACAATTTCTTTCACTTTACTATCATTATAAGCAAAATTTACTGTTGTATTCCACTCAAAATTTGATCTTTTTATAGGTTTAGCATTTAACATTACTTCTACTCCTTGATTTTCAATATCTCCCCCATTTACTGCGAAATAATCAACACCTAAAGGATTTGTTGACGAAGCAGGCACTTGGAAAAACTGATCTGTTGTATTTGTATGATAATATGATGCCTCTAATCCTATTCGATTATTTAAGAAACGCCACTCTGTACCAATTTCCCATGATTTTTGCAATTCTGGCTTTAATTCATCACCTGTTTTATTTGAAATAGTTGGATTAATCGTAAAATCTTGATTAAATCTTTCATAATAAGCTGATGTATTGTTCAAAACAAAAGAAGGAATATCGTTTCCTACTTCAGCATAAGAAGCTCTAATTTTCGCAAATGATATTTTACTTCCCATATCAAACATCTCACTTAAAATACCCGTTACTCCTACTGAAGGATAAAAAAATGAATCATCTAATGTTGAAGACCAATCATTACGTCCTGTTACATCTAAATATAACATCTTTTTATATCCAAATTGAGCACTTCCGAATACAGAATTCACTTGTTTTTCTGTACTAATTTCTTGACCAATTCCATCTGTACTATTAAAATTTGCTATATTAAACCAGTTTACAATCTTTAATCCCTGTGTAATTCCAGAATCCATATAAGTTAAGTCTCCTAATTTGGTTTGAGTACTACTCGCTCCTAATGTACTATTAAACTCTAAGTTATCTGAAATATTTTTATTAATCAAAGCAATGAAATCTATATAAGTTTGTCTATCTTTAGATTCTTCATAAATATAACGTCCATTTTCATGTGCTAATGCTCCCTGAGTACCAGCATATAGTTTTTTCTCAAAGGTCTTATTAACAACATCATAACTACCGCGTGTTTTAAACGTTAACCAATCATTTACATCGTATGAAATAGCACCACTTACATAACTACGAATAGTTTCATCTCTTGATTGATTTCGATTGGTAATCCAAAATGGATTTTGTTGAATATCTGTGATAGAATTTACAGGATAGTTTTGAGTATAAATTTTTCTTTCAGGATCAAATACTTCAAAATTATTTTTATAATATTTAAAATCCTCTCCTCTTGGGAAGAAATATGCACCTACAATTGGATTAAAGTACAAACCATTCACAGGTCTATTCTTAATTTTTTGTTCAGATAAATTTGCTGAGGCATCTACTTTTAATTTATCATCAAAAAATTTAAAACTTTGTTTAAATGTTAGATTATTTTGTTTCAATTCATTATCAGGCATCACCCCTTCAGAATCTGTGTTTGCAAAAGACAAATAACTGGTTGCTTTTTCACTTCCAAAATTCAATGATAATGAGTTAATCTTAGTAATTCCTGTTTCATAAAAATCATCTATATGATCAGGAGAGGCTCCTTTTTCTCCCCAACTTTCAGCTCCATTAGCACTTAAATATTCATATTGTAAGTTTGGTAAATAAGCTGCTTTTTCAAATGTCAAATTTGAAGATAATGTTAACGATACTTTACCCTCTTTCCCTTTTTTAGTTGTAATCAAGATAACTCCATTGGCTCCTTGACTTCCGTATAAAGCAGATGCTGAAGCACCTCTTAAAACAGTTAAACTTTCAATATCATCTGGATTAATTAAGGACAATACATCTCCTCCATCTCTATTCCCTCCAACAAATTCATTACCAAAACTATTATTTGGTTGTACTCCTGAATTATTTGCTATAGGAATTCCATCCACAACATATAAAGGTTGATTATTTCTTACAGAAGATAATCCTCTTAAAGTAACTTTTACCGACCCTCCAGCTCCAGATGAACTACGTGTAATATTAACTCCTGCTGCTTTACCTGCTAAAGCATTAATAGGGTTTGTATCTTTTACTCTTGTCAATTCTTCTCCTTTAACTTCTTGTGCAGAATACGTCAGTGCTTTTTTCTCTTTTTTAATTCCTAAAGCTGTTACAACAACTTCTTCAATTTCTGATCCTTCACCTTCAGTTAAGGTAATATTTAAAGTTGAATCGGTTCCAACCGTTACGGTTTTCTCTGACAAACCTATGAATGAGATAATCAACTCATCACCTTCATTGGCTTTTATGGAATAATTTCCATCAATATCCGTTGAAACGGATTCTCCTCCTACTATTTCTACACTCGCATCTGGTAATGGTTCTCCATCTCCGTCTGATACTTTTCCTGTTATAACTTTTTCCTGAGCCCATAAGAAACTCGAAAAAAGTAACATGAATAATACAATTCTTCTCATTTAATAAATACTTTGGTTGTACCTCAAATGACGTCAATAATCTCCTTAAAAACAGCTTTTTTATACCAACTGCATAATTTTTTATATCAAAAACACAGATTATTTTAACTTTGTAAAACATCGTTTCTAATTCGTGAGAAATCATTAACTTAACCCCAAAATATTTTGTTTTTATGCAAAAACTCAATTTTAAAATCATAAAATGGCATGTTCTATTTTGGCTTTGTTATTTTATTTTTAATGTGATTCGGTGGGGAAATTATTATAATGATTATGCTTATTCCTTAAAATCAAATATTTTAGAATTTAGTTTACATATTGCTATTTGCTATTTTCATATTTTTTATTTGATTCCTAATTATTTCCTAAAAAAACGTTATGTAGGTTATATTCTTTTACTTTCTGCATCTATTTTTTCTTTATATTTTATTAAATCAGGATTGACCTATTTATTTGTCAATACCAATATTTGGCCTGAAGAACAAAATTTCACAGCTTTTTCTGTAAATCATTTTATCGCCGTTACATTAGGAGAATTGTATGTTATTGCTTTTGTTACTTCTATATTTTTAAGTCAAAAAATCTTAGAACAACGAGACCGTTTACATCAACTAGAAAAAGTAAAACTTGAAATGGAAAACAAATTTCTACGTGCACAAATTCAACCTCACTTTTTCTTTAACACATTAAACTCTATTTATTCATTGGCTTTGATTAAATCGGATCAAACTCCTGAAATTATTCTAAAGCTTTCACGAATAATGGATTATGTCCTCCTAAGAATCAATCAAAACAAAGTCGGTTTAAATCATGAAATTAAATGCATTGAAGACTATATTTCAATAGAGAGATTGCGTTTTCAAAATAAAAACATTACTTTTACTCCAATTGCAATCAACGAAGCAGCTAAAATTAAAATACCTCCTTTAATTTTGTTAACTTTTGTTGAAAATGCTTTTAAACATGGAAATTCTGATGAGGGAAGTTCTATTTTAATTGAAATGAATTATGATTCTGAAAGAAAACAATTCCATTTCTCATCAAAAAACCAAATAAAAACTAACGTAAGCGAACTTACATTTGTTGACGCAAAAAGTAAAGGTCTCGGTATTAAAAACGTCAAAAAAAGATTAACGCTATCTAATATCAAGCACCAATTAACAATTGAAACAATTGAAAATGAATACATTGTTTCTTTAATACTGTTTCTAAAAAGTTAGTTTTATGAAAATTAGCACAATAATTATTGATGATGAACCTTTAGCAATTGAAGTCATCAAAAGTCATTTAAAAGAATTTGCCAGTATAGAATGTCTTGGAACGTTTGTCGATCCCTTGAATGCTATTGCCACTATTGAAGAAAAAAGACCTGATGTTATCTTCACGGATATTGAAATGCCTAAAATAAATGGAATTGAATTAGTCAAAAGCTTAAGTTATAAACCTATGATAGTTATTACAACAGCTTATCGGAATTTTGCAATGGAAGGTTATGAACTTGATGTTTTGGATTATTTATTAAAACCTATTCCTTTAATTCGATTCACCCAAACGATCAATAGAATTGTATATCAACATTATCTGCGAAACCAACCTATTCAAAAAGATATAGAAGCCGCTAAAGATCATTTCTTTATCAAGGTAGATAAACGTTTTGTACGAATTTATTTCAATGATATTTTATATATCGAAGGTTTAAAAAATTATATCAAAATCGTTACGAATAATAATAGTTACATTACATACAAATCTATACATGGTGTACTAGAAGAACTTCCTGAAAATGATTTTATCAGAGTTCATAAATCTTTTATTGTACGTATTGATAAAATCAACTGTTTTGATGGTAACATGATTTATGTTGATGAAAATAAAATTATTATGGGACGAACCTTTAGCAAAAATGTTAAAGAAAAAGTTTTAAATCAGAATAACAGTTAAATTCTTATCTTTACAACATGAGTTGTTTTAGAGTTTTATTAGCTATTATTATGCCTCCTCTTTCTGTTTTAGATAAGGGTTGTGGATCTATATTAATTGTTTTTTTATTAACTTTATTAGGATGGGTTCCTGGAGTTATTGCCGCTTTAATTATTTTAAATAATCCTGATTCTTAAAAATCGTCTACTGTTTTTAATCGTCCACTCAAAATACCTTCATTGGTGATGTATTCTACAAAATAATCATCTCTATTATTTTTCACATCCAATGTATCTTTCATATTTAGCTTAAAAAGACTAGCTTGCGTATTCCACCAAAAAGCACTCCAACCGCTTTTCGTTTCTTTTACAATATTATAAATGGTTTCACCTGTTTGACGATGGATTAACTTCATCATAACTCGACCATCTGTTCTCGAAAAGTTTTTTAATTTCTTTTTATACTTTTTCATCAAACTATCCTGAATTTTTCGATTATGCTTCCGTACCAAACGTCTTTTTTCAAGTTCAGCTGTTTCTTTTTGGTTCAAATCATATATTTTTTGAGCCATCTGAACATAAGGCCAAACTTTATAAACCTTTCGTTTCATATACAAAAACCGTTTTCGATCTGCTTCATCTTTAAAAACAGGCTTTGCCCAAAAATCAACTTGCGCAATAGATCCTTCTATAAAATCATCACTTAAAGTATCATTTTCAATAACAACCATATCTCTAACTTCTTCTTGAGCTATGAGATGCATACTAAAACAGAAAATAAAAAACATTAGAATATACTTCATATACAATTTAAAGCAAATTTTATTCCTTAATTCTTGTGGTTTACTTAAATTTATCCAAAATTAAAAAGAAATTATGGCTAAAAAGAAGATATCAAGCAAAAAATCATTAGCATTCTTAGAAAAATATTTAAACACAGCTTCTCCTACTGGATTTGAAAGTTCAGGTCAAAAGGTATGGATTGATTACATCAAACCTTTTGTAGATAAAGTTGAAGTGGATACGTATGGTACTGCTTATGGAATTATCAACCCAGAAGCTGATTAC from Flavobacteriaceae bacterium UJ101 encodes:
- a CDS encoding chemotaxis response regulator protein-glutamate methylesterase (Involved in the modulation of the chemotaxis syste; catalyzes the demethylation of specific methylglutamate residues introduced into the chemoreceptors (methyl-accepting chemotaxis proteins) by CheR; Contains 1 cheB-type methylesterase domain; Contains 1 response regulatory domain.), which produces MKISTIIIDDEPLAIEVIKSHLKEFASIECLGTFVDPLNAIATIEEKRPDVIFTDIEMPKINGIELVKSLSYKPMIVITTAYRNFAMEGYELDVLDYLLKPIPLIRFTQTINRIVYQHYLRNQPIQKDIEAAKDHFFIKVDKRFVRIYFNDILYIEGLKNYIKIVTNNNSYITYKSIHGVLEELPENDFIRVHKSFIVRIDKINCFDGNMIYVDENKIIMGRTFSKNVKEKVLNQNNS
- a CDS encoding histidine kinase (Member of the two-component regulatory system LytS/LytT that probably regulates genes involved in cell wall metabolism. Contains 1 GAF domain; Contains 1 histidine kinase domain.; KEGG: csb:CLSA_c36400 two-component system, sensor histidine kinase YesM) yields the protein MQKLNFKIIKWHVLFWLCYFIFNVIRWGNYYNDYAYSLKSNILEFSLHIAICYFHIFYLIPNYFLKKRYVGYILLLSASIFSLYFIKSGLTYLFVNTNIWPEEQNFTAFSVNHFIAVTLGELYVIAFVTSIFLSQKILEQRDRLHQLEKVKLEMENKFLRAQIQPHFFFNTLNSIYSLALIKSDQTPEIILKLSRIMDYVLLRINQNKVGLNHEIKCIEDYISIERLRFQNKNITFTPIAINEAAKIKIPPLILLTFVENAFKHGNSDEGSSILIEMNYDSERKQFHFSSKNQIKTNVSELTFVDAKSKGLGIKNVKKRLTLSNIKHQLTIETIENEYIVSLILFLKS
- a CDS encoding tonB-dependent receptor SusC (Mediates transport of starch oligosaccharides from the surface of the outer membrane to the periplasm for subsequent degradation; Belongs to the TonB-dependent receptor family.) → MRRIVLFMLLFSSFLWAQEKVITGKVSDGDGEPLPDASVEIVGGESVSTDIDGNYSIKANEGDELIISFIGLSEKTVTVGTDSTLNITLTEGEGSEIEEVVVTALGIKKEKKALTYSAQEVKGEELTRVKDTNPINALAGKAAGVNITRSSSGAGGSVKVTLRGLSSVRNNQPLYVVDGIPIANNSGVQPNNSFGNEFVGGNRDGGDVLSLINPDDIESLTVLRGASASALYGSQGANGVILITTKKGKEGKVSLTLSSNLTFEKAAYLPNLQYEYLSANGAESWGEKGASPDHIDDFYETGITKINSLSLNFGSEKATSYLSFANTDSEGVMPDNELKQNNLTFKQSFKFFDDKLKVDASANLSEQKIKNRPVNGLYFNPIVGAYFFPRGEDFKYYKNNFEVFDPERKIYTQNYPVNSITDIQQNPFWITNRNQSRDETIRSYVSGAISYDVNDWLTFKTRGSYDVVNKTFEKKLYAGTQGALAHENGRYIYEESKDRQTYIDFIALINKNISDNLEFNSTLGASSTQTKLGDLTYMDSGITQGLKIVNWFNIANFNSTDGIGQEISTEKQVNSVFGSAQFGYKKMLYLDVTGRNDWSSTLDDSFFYPSVGVTGILSEMFDMGSKISFAKIRASYAEVGNDIPSFVLNNTSAYYERFNQDFTINPTISNKTGDELKPELQKSWEIGTEWRFLNNRIGLEASYYHTNTTDQFFQVPASSTNPLGVDYFAVNGGDIENQGVEVMLNAKPIKRSNFEWNTTVNFAYNDSKVKEIVDDLGDELILTTPGVNSYQYSIIEGQPVGTIKGINVVRDENGYVVFNVDDNGNPTTAQKSAEFENLGTPNPDWTLGWSNTLNYKNFSLNFLVDARVGGKTMSLTQAMIDKHGVSQVSADARNAGGIEAVDQNGNRITVSAEDYYNAIGGRDGASGEYIYDATNVRLSEASLGYNFDVKNSFIQRANISVIGRNLFFFYKDAPFDPNITGSTGEGFQGVDVFGMPSVRSVGFNMSVTF